CGGTGATCTTAGGGCTAGTGAAATCGAGCAGTGGTTCAGATTTATCATCGCTGAGACGTATTGGATCTGGAGCTGCACCGCTGGGAAAAGACGTAGAAGAAGCTTTCCGAGAGAAATTTCCATGGGTGGAGCTTCGGCCAGGATATGGCTTAACAGAGAGTACCGGCGCAGCGACTTGCATGATTACAGACAAAGACGCAAGAGCTCATCCAGGTACTACAACATTAGCAATCaccaattcaaattaattcttAACTCTTTCATTTGTGGATCTGAAATTAGGTATTAGATCGAACAAGTGACTACAAATTTACTGTTGAATCCAAAattgttgtaaatttaatCATTGATTCACATTCCTAACAAGGTTCATGTGGAATGTTGATGCCGAGATTTTGTGCAAAGATCGTAGACATTGAAACAGGAGAGGGACTACCGCCGATGAAGGAAGGCGAAGTGTGGCTGAAGAGTCCAACAATTATGAAAGAATATCTCAGAAACAAGGAAGCAACAGAAGCCACCATGGATAAAGAAGGATGGATGAAAACAGGAGATCTCGGATACATAGACGAAGATGGCTTCCTTTACATCGTTGATCGAATCAAGGAACTGATCAAACACAATGGATATCAGGTACAAACAAACGCCTCACCTCAATTATATCGTATCATACTCTGATTAAGCTcaagaacttcaaaattttcaacgaAGGTTGCTCCAGCTGAACTGGAAACAATTCTTTTGAGCCATACAGAAATTCTAGATGCTGCCGTTATACCGTGAGTTTAATCTCTTTctcctaattttcttttctctttaatgtgttagatgaacataccactttgagcataagcctttcttttgggcttcccaagaGGCCTACATACTAACGTAGATAGTATTCTTCACTCATAAACTCaagatcattccctaaataaTGAACAtaccactttgagcataagcctttcttttgggcttcccaagaGGCCTACATACGAATATAGATAGTATTCTTCACTCATAAACTcaggatcattccctaaataaTGAACCTATGAATTGAATATAGAGACTGTACCGTGTTTGCAGAGCTGAGGATGAAGCAGCCGGCCAGATTCCGGTGGCTTGTGTGGTGAAAGCACCCAGTTGTAAGCTCACAGAAGAACAGGTCATCCAATTTGTCGCTTCCCAGGTACTTCCTCTTTGCACCCATCTCCTAATTTTACCCTAATTGGGCCCAATCTCAAATGGGTCCATTCTCAAATGGGCCCAGTCTCAAATGGATCAGCCCTAGCCCACGCAACCCTCCAAATGTATCCATTTTCTCCTGCTTTAATTAGGAAATGACGCGGACAGCTATCACACcataaatatgaattaaaataaataattagtgtTGTTTTGATCATGATTATGATCATTAATCTAatctaaattgaaaaaattgcTTCAAATTATGAAGATTAGTACtgttcttatttaaaaaattactgtAATTAAAGGAGTGAAAATTTTCAGGTGGCAGCCTACAAGAAGATAAGAGGGGTGAGATTCATGAGTAGCATTCCAAGGTCACTTGCAGGCAAAATCTTGAGGAAGGATCTTGTCTCACAACTCAAACAACAGGTTTTGTCCAAACTCTAAAGAcccttcaaaataaattattcatatGATATCTATAATATATGATGGGAGATCACTTTGaaccatataataataataattaataacaaaaattcacCTATATATTCCAAATGTATGGTTGTGAATTCATCTGACTTTCACtcaaaaaaggtaaaatttcaagagattgggattattatttatttatttcctatgGGAGCATATGGTAATGTTAATATGATTTCTAAGGAACCATATTATATAATCCACAAAAGGAACTGCCATTTGTCATTCTAAGCTTTAGAATTGAAGGGATGAAATTAGATATAATTTTCCACTAACGCAAATCCATTcattttttgagttttaattttgtggaattggattcaaattttaattattgttcttaatgatttttttttttttttttttttttttttttttttttttttttttttttNtaaatataataataataataagtcgTATTAAAAAGTgaacattttatatattgaaaaaataaaataaataaataagtatctCTAGAAGGTTCAATGTTGTGTCAATTGCCTATTggtcataaataaaaaattattttgaaattctccGTCTGAAGAATTTATGTaatgattaataaaacaaGCACAAGCACCACTTTGACTCACGCGGTTCATTGCCATAACTTCAGAGAAAGACGACACGTGGCTTGTAAATGTGtctatattagatataaaattaatttcaaattaaagtaaaattgATTAGAGATTTActagtaattttttaaattttagatcaAATAATAGATTTACTAGtaattttattcttctctcatccttttaattatattaaattgtgGTTGGTTAATttctctaatatttttttggggttttctaataatttctaattaacCATTATATAGGAATATAAGATAAAGAATAGTTTAACAGTGTTAACACATTACATATTTGTTTACTATCTTACATCTTATTGTAAGGTCGTTAATCTCAATTTGGgttaattaactaaataatttaataaaaaacaatcGTAAATTTTGCTATCTAACCCATAGATTGGTTCATAAATTGGAATTCATATGATCTCccaaataacttaaaattaaaaagcttCACCAAACATGATCGTGAAAGCacttaaacaataataataatggtacGCACATGAAGAAAAGATATAAATTCTTTAATATTATCTTCTCAACATATGAACACAAACCACAACGGCCTTTGTaataaaagtcaaaaagtggaagaaagaaatgcattttttttatgtaatgaAAATGCATGAAACTAAGAACGATAGAAATAGATGATTCAACGAAACTGCTACGATGCGACGGTTTCATCATAAATAATCgtttgatataatttaaaaatgtatatatctCTTATtcatcgataaaaaaaaaattcaattagaATCGGTAGCGATTTGATAGAATAATTGGAATGAGAGAAAGGGAATAATTTGAGAGAGAAGTAGAGAGGTAGGAAAGGAAGGGCGGTAGTGTGTGCTTATTTGATGGCCACTACACTCACCAACTCCACTAAAGTGAGGAAGAAGGTACTAGAATTGCCAAAATGAGTTTCAAAACGTAAGCTTTGCGAGGCCTATAAATAAGGGACCATAAATCCCATCAATTCCACGCATCAAAAATCAAACCTTTGGCTTACGTAAAGCATCCCAACACTTCCCTTCCCTCCTATTCTCACATAACCTGCTTTTAACTTTTCTCTACGTTATTGAGTTTAATCATCAATGGCTACCACCGGGGCTATCGGTTTGGTGCTCTTGGTTTTGTTAATGGCGGACTTAACTCTTGCTGCTAGATTCCTTAGGGGGTACGGAGGTGGTAGTGGTGGGGGTGGAGGTGGCGGAGAAGGTTCAAGACCTTGGTCAGGTTCGGGATATGGTTCGGGGTATGGCTCTGGGTATGGTTCGGGATATGGCGATGGTGGCTATCCTAGATATGGAGATGAAGGGTATGGGCCATATGGGCCATATGGGCCATACGGGagtggtggaggtggagggggaggaggaggtggtggtgggggAGGAGGCGGCGGTGCAAATGGAGCCGGGTATGGTCACGGGTTTGGATCGGGAAGTGGGTCAGGGTATGGGTCTGGTGGTGGAGTAGGACGTGGCggaggaggtggtggaggaggtggcagaggtggaggaggaggaggaggctcAGGAATTGGAAGTGGTTCAGGATATGGCTCGGGATATGGGAGTGGAGGAGGGTATGGAAATGGTGGGGGTagaggtggtggaggaggaggtggcggcggaggcggaggcggaggcggGGGCGGAGAAGGAATGGGAGGAGGGTCCGGATATGGTTCGGGATATGGGTCGGGATATGGAGGAGGTGGGGATTAAGAATGGTCAtgaacataatatatatatatatatatatgaggtAAGCATTTGAAGAAATAAAGAGTGTAATAGCAGCGTCGACTTAGAAAGATGATAATAAAATGTGGTGTGTTTGTTGTATTGCGAGGcttcaaataatatatcttccagttattaacaattttactCTCTTTCTTATCATCTCTTAATCAATAAAAGCTACTAATCAAAAGGAACGTAAAATAGAGAGGGgaaataaaaccaaatttcaaaaacaaaaaatctaaaagacCAGATCTATCTTAACTGTagaacataaaatattataaacgaTAGGAAACACTCAACAAATTGAGTTCCGACATGTCGACATCTAGCAAAACGACTAATAGAGTTGGGCTCAAATTCATGAGGCCCAAAAGATGGCCCAGAAGCCCACATGGGAGGTATATGCATATATATGATAGTTATTGCTAACAGAACATACAAGAACAAAATCTCTCAGCAAACCCCAACATAAAGACTAAAGAATTCaccaattaataaaaatagaacatCCTAAGAAGCTACAATCTGTTGTGAAGAGAAGGCAGGTTCAAACAATATAATAGAGATAAAGctcaaaacataaatataaaataaattcaaggCTACAATTGTATAAACAACTTGACACTGCTAATCTTTCTATTTGGCTCATCAATCAAATTATGGCGTTATCTCTCTCAACGCACCAGGACATCTTAACTCTATTTTTCCGCTCATTtccattgccattgccatGCTCTCCCTCAATGGTAAAACTGAAAATCTCCCGGCCTTGCTTCTACAAACATTCAGAGCTTTCGCCATTCTATCACTGTGCTAGAACCTGCATCGATTCGATAACGAAAAAAAATGCTATAGATCGTAACAGAACTGTACAAAGCATCGTTAATGGATTTCAAAGGCATTACCCTCTCAGAAGCATATGCTACTTTCTGCAGAATCATCGATTCAGCAGCGCGGATTGCTCTTTGTGACCCCGTAATCGTTACTTTCCTGCAAATTGTGGACCAATCAAGTATGCATTAAAAATGAGAgttagattaaaattttagttcgTGAGCTTTGAGATTTGTACCAATTTAGTCTCTAATCTTCCAAATTTACgaactatttaaaattcacATACGTACTAGACATATAATTGAAAAGGGTTCCATTAgacataaaatgaaattaagttTAATGACTTGTATTTGTCACGAAactacaaaattgaaagttcgatctatgagaattttttaagtttagaaTCCAACAAACGAAAGACCTCAAAGTGCACggactaaacttgtaatttaataaaaagaaacaccCTAAAAGAGTCCGCTGGTCAAAGAAAGGCTCCAATCAAACAAGATAAAACCTAatggataattacaaaaatcttTACATATCATGCCTCTCTTTGGATCTCTGCATGCGTAAAGACTTCTATAATTATCCATTACGTTTTATGTTTGCTTCACTGGAGTCCTTTGACTTCATGGTAACAGTTGCATATTTCCCTAAAACTTTCCTATTTCTTTTCCAGATCAAGTATACAACTGTTACCATGAAGAACTTACAGACCAACAGTATAAAGGGAGTAAATATATCAAAAGAACCTCTGTACCTGTCAGTGGTTCCGGACATGAAATCTCCCCTATCAGATATCTTAATTCTGGCACCACTAGCCTGTAATAAGAAACGCTTTTGAATGTAAAAAAGTAATACATGAAGTAACATTTGTGACTTGAATATTATCAACCTTGCACGGAAAGGAAATAGGAAGCATTGGAGGTGGAGGGGTTTACACAAACCTGACTAATTTCCAGTATGTTTCTTCCACCACGACCAACAACTAATCCGATGTGGCCATCTGAAACGCCAATAGTCAAGGAGTTATTCCGTTCCTCCTAGACAATTTCAAAAGATCTTCTGTCAGCAATATCATAAAGTCACAGAGACgtataagaaatatatatgtgCAATTGCATAAAGTCCTCATTTCATGCAGTTGCATGCATTGCAAACACTTTTTCAGCAGTTACTTGGAGGGATAGAGAGAAACATAGTTGTTAAAAGAGAAAACCAGTATCTAGATTCTTTTAAGTCTACAGGGATGGATTGAACAGCAACAAAGAGACGGATTAAACAGCAACAAAGAGACGGATTAAACAGCAACAAAGAGACGGATTAAACAGCAACAAAGAGACGGATTAAACAGCAACAAAGAGACGGATTAAACAGCAACAAAGAGACGGATTAAACAGCAACAAAGAGACGGATTAAACAGCAACAAAGAGACGGATTAAACAGCAACAAAGAGACGGATTAAACAGCAACAAAGAGACGGATTAAACAGCAACAAAGAGACGGATTAAACAGCAACAAAGAGACGGATTAAACAGCAACAAAGAGACGGATTAAACAGCAACAAAGAGACGGATTAAACAGCAACAAAAAGACGGATTAAACAGCAACAAAAAGATGGATTAAACAGCAACAAAAAGATGGATTAAACAGCAACAAAAAGATGGATTAAACAGCAACAAAGAACGGAAAATGCATAA
This genomic window from Cucurbita pepo subsp. pepo cultivar mu-cu-16 chromosome LG01, ASM280686v2, whole genome shotgun sequence contains:
- the LOC111808384 gene encoding glycine-rich cell wall structural protein 2-like; translated protein: MATTGAIGLVLLVLLMADLTLAARFLRGYGGGSGGGGGGGEGSRPWSGSGYGSGYGSGYGSGYGDGGYPRYGDEGYGPYGPYGPYGSGGGGGGGGGGGGGGGGGANGAGYGHGFGSGSGSGYGSGGGVGRGGGGGGGGGRGGGGGGGSGIGSGSGYGSGYGSGGGYGNGGGRGGGGGGGGGGGGGGGGGEGMGGGSGYGSGYGSGYGGGGD